The proteins below come from a single Chloroflexota bacterium genomic window:
- the folK gene encoding 2-amino-4-hydroxy-6-hydroxymethyldihydropteridine diphosphokinase, translated as MNVAYLSLGSNIDKEDNLVDAVDLLAKHGRLLAVSPVYETEAVGNPDDPTFFNAAVMLLTPLSAAQLKETVLRKIEAQLGRRRHDDPNAPRTIDLDISLFNNEVLTLGKRQIPDPEILLYPHVVVPLADVAPDYVHPQTGERLQDIACRVLRNSRQFLIRQEEIDLAPAIWPVLD; from the coding sequence ATGAACGTTGCCTATCTGTCGCTGGGATCGAACATCGACAAGGAAGACAATCTCGTCGATGCGGTAGATTTGCTGGCAAAACATGGCCGGTTGCTGGCGGTTTCTCCTGTATACGAGACAGAAGCGGTGGGCAATCCCGATGATCCCACCTTTTTCAACGCGGCTGTCATGTTGCTGACTCCTTTGTCTGCCGCTCAGTTGAAGGAAACCGTGCTACGCAAGATAGAAGCCCAGCTCGGCAGACGTCGTCACGACGACCCAAATGCGCCGCGCACTATCGATCTGGACATTTCCCTTTTCAACAACGAGGTACTGACACTGGGGAAACGGCAGATACCTGATCCTGAAATCCTGCTCTATCCCCACGTTGTTGTGCCGCTCGCCGATGTCGCCCCGGATTATGTCCACCCACAAACGGGCGAAAGGCTGCAAGATATCGCCTGTCGGGTCCTGCGCAACTCCAGGCAGTTCCTGATTCGCCAGGAAGAAATCGATCTGGCCCCGGCCATTTGGCCAGTCCTGGATTGA